From Novipirellula galeiformis, the proteins below share one genomic window:
- a CDS encoding YceI family protein encodes MRRFSFVCALTLVVGTLLGGNQSCSAADVYDYDLVHSSVSFKARHLDISWIHGRFNEVSGQFSLDREDPAKSTFSLTINVDSVDTANEKRDEHLRQPDYFDTKQFPTIEFRSTSTKPIEGGYEVTGDFTMHGTTRSITIVLMGGEEHDFKKVKRVAFSTELALKRSDYGFDKNAIGPIGDKALIMIDCEGVKK; translated from the coding sequence ATGCGACGTTTTTCTTTTGTGTGTGCCCTGACGCTCGTGGTCGGAACGCTCCTCGGCGGCAACCAGTCTTGCTCCGCGGCAGACGTCTATGACTACGACCTCGTGCATTCGTCGGTCAGCTTCAAGGCCCGGCATCTCGATATCAGCTGGATTCATGGACGTTTCAATGAGGTCTCAGGCCAGTTTTCGCTCGACCGTGAAGACCCAGCGAAGTCGACGTTCTCCTTGACCATCAATGTCGATAGCGTTGACACCGCCAACGAAAAACGCGACGAGCATCTGCGACAACCCGATTACTTCGATACGAAGCAATTCCCCACCATCGAATTTCGCAGTACAAGCACCAAGCCGATCGAAGGCGGATACGAAGTCACCGGTGATTTCACGATGCATGGGACAACCCGTTCGATCACGATCGTCTTGATGGGTGGCGAAGAGCATGATTTCAAGAAGGTCAAACGCGTCGCGTTCTCAACCGAACTCGCTCTCAAGCGTAGCGATTACGGTTTCGACAAAAACGCGATCGGGCCGATCGGCGACAAGGCGTTGATCATGATCGATTGCGAAGGCGTTAAGAAATAA
- a CDS encoding DUF1501 domain-containing protein, which translates to MISRRTMLQTASCGFGHLALQSLCQFPTRALAMDATARSNDVAIGPRAKRVIFLCMSGGPAQMDTFDYKPQTGKKKHPGSVFSFAQRGESGLWISELLPETAKHADRLCVINGMHADTGNHAQSFLQLHTGEKLRKRPSMGSWISYGLGTENANLPGFVSLNAAKPSVYSSVFLPTEFAGTPIGTNGEDMSRATIRDIEGSHLPTEIKRSQLDFVQTMNRDHFANRPGDAELEGVIESMELAFRMQSTAPELLDLSNETEATLKRYRVGKKLSIGTCRPTDFGRQCLLARRFAEAGVRFIEVNHGGWDQHNHHRRDLKANCETIDAPVAALLEDLAARGLLADTLVVWGGEFGRPGLVPDDGKDQTGHNHNGFTFWLAGGGVKAGYTHGKTNETGARAVEDKVHFRDLHATILHALGLDHANLTFEHGGRHHRLTGPENAKVVHDLFA; encoded by the coding sequence ATGATTTCAAGACGAACCATGCTGCAAACCGCATCCTGTGGGTTTGGTCATTTGGCGCTGCAGTCGCTGTGTCAATTCCCGACCCGTGCCCTAGCGATGGATGCGACGGCTCGGAGCAACGATGTCGCGATTGGACCACGTGCCAAACGTGTGATCTTCCTTTGCATGAGCGGTGGCCCTGCTCAAATGGACACGTTCGACTACAAACCACAAACGGGAAAGAAAAAGCATCCCGGTTCGGTATTTTCCTTTGCTCAGCGTGGGGAGAGTGGGCTGTGGATTTCGGAGCTGCTACCGGAAACCGCCAAGCATGCCGATCGGCTCTGTGTCATCAACGGCATGCACGCCGATACTGGCAATCATGCCCAATCGTTTCTGCAACTGCATACCGGCGAAAAACTCCGAAAACGCCCAAGCATGGGCTCCTGGATTTCTTACGGGTTGGGGACCGAAAACGCCAATTTGCCAGGCTTTGTTAGTCTCAATGCGGCGAAGCCCTCCGTTTACTCAAGCGTCTTTTTGCCAACCGAATTCGCCGGCACCCCGATTGGGACCAATGGCGAAGATATGTCGAGGGCGACGATCCGAGATATCGAAGGATCACATCTGCCCACCGAGATCAAACGCAGTCAGCTTGATTTCGTACAAACGATGAATCGTGATCACTTCGCGAATCGGCCTGGTGATGCGGAACTCGAAGGTGTGATCGAGTCGATGGAGCTTGCGTTTCGCATGCAATCCACCGCTCCGGAGTTGCTTGATTTGAGCAACGAAACCGAGGCCACGCTAAAACGGTATCGCGTTGGAAAGAAACTCTCGATCGGAACGTGTCGGCCCACTGATTTTGGTCGCCAATGCTTGTTGGCGCGACGTTTCGCCGAAGCGGGAGTGCGATTTATTGAGGTGAACCATGGCGGATGGGACCAACATAATCATCACCGGCGGGATTTAAAAGCGAACTGCGAAACCATCGACGCGCCGGTCGCAGCCTTGCTCGAAGATCTCGCGGCGCGAGGCTTGTTGGCGGACACGTTGGTGGTTTGGGGAGGCGAATTCGGGCGTCCGGGTTTGGTCCCCGATGATGGCAAGGATCAAACGGGCCATAACCACAACGGGTTTACGTTTTGGTTAGCGGGCGGCGGAGTTAAGGCAGGCTACACGCACGGGAAAACCAACGAAACGGGGGCTCGAGCCGTCGAGGATAAAGTGCATTTTCGTGACTTGCATGCTACGATATTGCACGCACTCGGGCTCGATCACGCGAATTTGACATTCGAACATGGCGGCCGTCATCACCGTCTAACCGGCCCTGAAAACGCCAAGGTCGTTCACGATTTATTCGCCTAA
- a CDS encoding alpha/beta hydrolase family protein: MYSPTSCLGKLSSATAVIVSMFLAATPTLAENNTPLPQSLPNTQPLELNEPLDEFMVRGINRFADRELSRSSEMREQNWQRDFSSLANYQRSISDHRNRFQEIIGAVEPRVDATGFEMIVTQKDFQSGLPILASSAECTVREVRWPVLDGVTGEGLLLSPAGRESVASVVAIPDADWSPEAFVGLSEGADAVELALALVQQGCEVLIPTLINRDDEFSGNPSVAYTNLPHREFVYRTSFEIGRHVIGYEVQKVRAAIDNFVVQDVANQVTRPIGVVGVGEGGLLAFYTAAIDTRVDSTMVCGYFDDREALWREPIYRNVWSLLTEFADADIASLIAPRRLTIEACRAPQVDGPPKVRPGRRNAAAPGRIKTPALDAVREEFGRAQTHYRSLKHEAQIQLVISGDGHGPAASDAAVESLLSGVKLNASPAKPEKLRQHRELPDASARQARQLNELIERNQHLVRLSPKIREKHWKNANRSNVTSWLKTAQSYRDEFYDEVIGRLPTPTMPLNPRSRLIIEEDQFTVYEVMLDVFPDVVAGGYLLLPTDLKPGERRPVVVCQHGLEGTPAWTLEQHTDLFLKRGFAAELAMRGFIVYSPQSPFRGHDEFRAIQLKSNPLKRSLFSYIIPQHARTLEWLSTLPHVDPQRIGFYGISYGGKTAMRVPPFVPGYALSICSADFNDWIAKTTSNVFTSSYVFVGEYEIWEWNMGNVSSYAELACMMTPRPFMVERGHRDGVGPDEWVAMEYSKVRRHYDEIGLGDLTEIEFFNGPHTIRGLGTFSFLHKHLNWPEPK; the protein is encoded by the coding sequence ATGTATTCTCCGACCTCCTGCCTTGGCAAACTTTCCAGTGCCACCGCTGTCATTGTTTCGATGTTCCTGGCCGCAACGCCGACGCTCGCCGAAAACAACACGCCGCTCCCTCAATCGCTGCCCAATACGCAACCATTGGAACTCAACGAACCACTCGATGAATTCATGGTCCGCGGAATCAACCGTTTTGCTGATCGTGAACTAAGTCGTTCATCCGAGATGCGCGAACAGAATTGGCAGCGTGATTTTTCTTCCTTGGCAAATTACCAACGCAGCATTAGTGATCATCGCAACCGCTTTCAAGAGATCATCGGTGCGGTTGAGCCACGCGTGGATGCGACGGGGTTTGAAATGATCGTGACTCAGAAGGACTTCCAATCGGGATTACCGATATTGGCCAGTTCAGCGGAGTGCACGGTCCGCGAAGTCCGCTGGCCCGTGTTAGATGGGGTGACCGGCGAAGGGTTGTTGTTGTCGCCCGCCGGACGAGAGTCGGTCGCCAGCGTTGTGGCTATCCCCGACGCCGATTGGAGTCCCGAAGCATTTGTGGGGCTAAGTGAAGGTGCCGACGCCGTTGAGTTGGCGCTCGCATTAGTGCAACAGGGATGCGAAGTCTTAATCCCGACGTTAATTAACCGCGACGACGAATTTTCGGGAAACCCCAGCGTTGCCTATACCAATTTGCCGCATCGCGAGTTTGTTTATCGCACCTCGTTCGAGATCGGACGTCATGTGATTGGATACGAAGTCCAGAAGGTGCGTGCCGCGATCGACAATTTTGTCGTGCAGGATGTCGCCAATCAAGTGACACGACCCATCGGTGTCGTCGGGGTCGGTGAAGGCGGATTGTTGGCCTTCTATACTGCTGCGATTGACACGCGGGTCGATTCAACGATGGTGTGTGGGTACTTTGACGATCGCGAAGCATTGTGGCGTGAGCCGATTTATCGCAATGTTTGGAGTTTGTTAACGGAATTCGCCGACGCGGACATCGCCAGTCTGATCGCGCCGCGTCGACTCACGATCGAAGCGTGTCGCGCGCCTCAAGTCGATGGGCCTCCAAAAGTTCGGCCGGGACGCCGAAATGCCGCGGCTCCAGGGCGAATCAAAACGCCCGCCCTCGATGCCGTTCGTGAGGAGTTCGGGCGCGCTCAGACGCATTACCGTTCGCTGAAGCACGAAGCACAAATTCAATTGGTTATCAGTGGTGATGGCCATGGTCCCGCAGCCAGCGATGCGGCGGTCGAGTCGTTACTGAGTGGAGTCAAGCTGAATGCATCCCCGGCAAAACCCGAGAAGTTGAGGCAGCATCGCGAGTTACCCGATGCATCGGCTCGACAAGCAAGGCAGCTCAATGAGCTCATTGAACGAAACCAACACTTGGTGCGTCTGAGTCCAAAGATACGGGAAAAACACTGGAAAAACGCCAATCGATCGAATGTCACATCCTGGTTGAAAACCGCCCAGTCGTATCGTGATGAATTTTACGATGAGGTGATCGGTCGACTCCCAACGCCGACCATGCCGCTTAATCCACGCTCGCGGCTGATCATCGAGGAAGATCAATTCACCGTTTACGAAGTCATGTTGGATGTCTTTCCCGATGTGGTTGCGGGCGGCTATTTGTTGCTGCCGACCGATCTGAAACCTGGCGAGCGACGTCCCGTCGTGGTGTGTCAGCATGGCTTAGAGGGGACGCCCGCTTGGACGCTTGAGCAACACACCGATCTGTTCCTCAAGCGTGGATTTGCCGCTGAATTAGCGATGCGTGGATTCATTGTTTACTCGCCGCAAAGTCCTTTTCGAGGTCATGACGAGTTCCGCGCCATTCAATTGAAATCGAACCCGCTGAAACGGTCCCTGTTTAGCTACATCATTCCGCAACACGCGCGAACGTTAGAGTGGCTTTCCACTTTGCCGCATGTCGATCCCCAGCGGATTGGTTTCTATGGAATCTCGTACGGCGGCAAAACCGCGATGCGCGTCCCACCCTTTGTGCCCGGATACGCGTTGTCGATTTGTTCGGCGGACTTCAACGACTGGATCGCCAAAACGACAAGCAATGTCTTCACGTCAAGTTACGTGTTCGTGGGTGAATATGAAATTTGGGAGTGGAATATGGGAAATGTGTCCAGCTATGCAGAGCTGGCTTGTATGATGACTCCGCGGCCGTTCATGGTCGAGCGAGGGCATCGCGATGGTGTCGGACCCGATGAGTGGGTGGCGATGGAATACTCCAAGGTGCGGCGTCACTATGACGAGATCGGACTGGGCGACTTGACTGAAATCGAATTCTTCAATGGTCCGCATACCATCCGTGGACTAGGCACCTTTTCCTTTTTACACAAACACCTGAATTGGCCGGAGCCTAAGTAG
- a CDS encoding PVC-type heme-binding CxxCH protein: MFQLRITACAVFALAIATGSHDVAAEDVDYASELPRIAPTEPDDVMSTFTVADGFAMQRVAAEPLLASPVAIEWDADGAMFVCEMRGYSENRDDGISSIARLTDTNGDGKYDTRTEYASGLLWPTALFPYDGGLFVGDAPDLFYMKDTDGDGKADLKQRVLTGFGTSNVQGLMNSFRWGLDNRIHIACGSVAGDIRLPHAGPDGASVSIRGRDIALNPRTYQFELTSGAAQHGTSFDDWGRKFVSSNSDHIQQVMYQDSDIARNPYVVPPPSRISIAADGPQAEVYRTSPVEPWRIVRTRLRVSGKVKGVVEGGGRAAGYFTGATGVTIYRGDAWPEKWRGYAIVGDVGSNLIHRKKLDLNGLEFIAKRIDEKSEFVTSSDIWFRPAQFANAPDGTLHVIDVYREVIEHPLSLPAEIKKHLDLTAGRDRGRIYRIVPTGFKPRPFTPLSGFSTSELVQTLAHANAWHRETAARLLFERQDPSAIGQLKKLASDSSSPLGRMHALYALSGMKALDEPTLTARLSDSHPQVRRHAVRLCDEIEFTPALVNQLSQLTDDPSMEVRYQLAFTLASTRGDIRIDSLAKILRQNPEDRWVRAAVQTAIGSDAEGLMNLLSQDPSFAGASADAFIKQLSDQIAARKRNKGADSKDSPQAKMTTQAKARTPEAIAARQAIVAKYQDALSMTSDIERGREHFKKHCSTCHRVDEVGHEIGPNLANIKARGEDTVLTAVLDPNREVNPQYINYIVSTLDGEVLSGMIIDEGATSLTLRRADNVTATVLRIDIDELKSTGLSIMPEGFEDAMDKQAVADLIAYLMQAS, translated from the coding sequence ATGTTTCAATTACGCATCACCGCATGTGCAGTGTTTGCTCTAGCGATAGCGACTGGGTCGCATGATGTTGCGGCGGAGGATGTCGATTACGCGAGCGAATTGCCGCGTATCGCCCCCACGGAACCCGACGATGTGATGTCGACGTTCACCGTGGCCGATGGGTTTGCAATGCAACGCGTCGCAGCAGAACCGTTGCTGGCCAGCCCCGTGGCGATCGAATGGGATGCCGATGGCGCCATGTTTGTCTGCGAAATGCGTGGCTATAGCGAAAACCGTGATGACGGTATCTCCAGCATCGCTCGCTTGACCGATACCAATGGTGACGGCAAGTATGACACTCGCACGGAGTACGCGAGCGGATTGCTATGGCCCACGGCGTTGTTCCCCTATGACGGTGGACTGTTTGTTGGCGATGCCCCCGACCTGTTCTACATGAAAGACACCGACGGCGATGGAAAGGCCGACCTGAAGCAGCGAGTGTTGACCGGCTTCGGCACCTCGAATGTGCAGGGTTTGATGAATTCATTCCGCTGGGGACTCGATAATCGCATTCACATCGCTTGCGGCAGCGTGGCGGGTGATATCCGCTTGCCGCACGCCGGTCCCGATGGAGCAAGTGTTAGTATTCGCGGTCGCGACATCGCCCTCAATCCACGCACCTATCAATTTGAACTGACCAGCGGTGCAGCACAGCACGGAACGAGTTTTGATGATTGGGGCCGAAAATTTGTCTCCTCTAACAGCGATCACATTCAACAAGTGATGTACCAAGACTCGGACATCGCGCGGAATCCCTACGTCGTTCCTCCACCGTCACGGATTTCGATCGCTGCGGATGGACCGCAAGCGGAAGTGTATCGCACCAGCCCCGTCGAACCGTGGCGTATCGTGCGCACGCGATTGCGTGTTTCCGGCAAAGTCAAAGGCGTGGTCGAAGGAGGCGGTCGAGCGGCGGGCTACTTCACCGGCGCTACCGGAGTGACGATTTATCGTGGCGATGCTTGGCCCGAGAAATGGAGAGGCTATGCGATCGTTGGTGATGTGGGCAGCAATCTAATCCATCGTAAAAAACTCGACCTGAACGGTTTGGAGTTCATCGCCAAACGGATCGATGAGAAGAGTGAGTTTGTGACATCGAGCGACATCTGGTTTCGCCCTGCCCAATTCGCCAATGCCCCCGACGGCACTCTACATGTGATCGATGTTTATCGTGAAGTGATTGAACATCCATTGTCGTTGCCTGCGGAGATCAAGAAGCATCTCGATTTGACCGCGGGTCGCGATCGCGGCCGCATTTACCGCATTGTGCCCACCGGATTCAAACCTCGCCCGTTCACCCCGCTGAGCGGATTTTCGACATCCGAATTGGTCCAAACGCTAGCTCATGCAAACGCGTGGCACCGCGAAACCGCAGCACGTTTGCTGTTTGAACGCCAAGATCCGTCGGCGATTGGCCAGCTGAAAAAGCTCGCCTCGGACAGCTCATCGCCGCTCGGACGGATGCATGCGTTGTATGCCCTTAGCGGGATGAAGGCTTTGGACGAACCGACGTTAACAGCTCGATTGAGTGATTCGCACCCTCAAGTTCGCCGGCATGCGGTGCGGTTGTGTGACGAGATCGAGTTTACCCCCGCGTTGGTAAACCAGCTTTCGCAATTGACCGACGATCCATCGATGGAAGTCCGCTACCAGTTAGCGTTCACTTTGGCATCGACTCGCGGCGATATTCGCATCGACAGCTTGGCCAAAATCCTGCGTCAGAATCCGGAGGATCGCTGGGTGCGTGCGGCGGTACAAACTGCGATTGGAAGCGACGCGGAAGGTTTGATGAACTTGCTAAGCCAGGACCCTTCGTTTGCAGGCGCATCGGCTGACGCGTTCATAAAACAGCTTTCCGACCAGATCGCGGCTCGCAAACGTAACAAGGGAGCCGACTCCAAAGATTCTCCGCAAGCGAAGATGACGACCCAAGCGAAGGCTCGCACCCCTGAAGCGATCGCAGCCCGACAAGCGATTGTAGCGAAGTATCAAGACGCGCTATCGATGACCAGCGATATCGAACGTGGACGTGAACACTTCAAAAAGCATTGCAGTACTTGCCATCGTGTTGACGAAGTTGGCCATGAGATTGGGCCCAACTTGGCAAACATCAAAGCGCGAGGCGAGGATACCGTGTTGACTGCGGTGCTCGATCCCAACCGCGAAGTGAACCCGCAATACATCAACTACATCGTGTCGACGCTCGATGGCGAAGTTTTGTCGGGAATGATCATCGATGAAGGTGCGACAAGTCTGACGCTGCGGCGTGCGGACAACGTCACCGCGACCGTGTTGCGAATCGACATCGACGAGCTGAAAAGCACCGGATTGTCGATCATGCCCGAAGGTTTTGAAGATGCGATGGACAAGCAAGCCGTCGCAGACTTGATCGCCTACTTGATGCAGGCGTCGTAG
- a CDS encoding DUF6807 domain-containing protein → MFTKSPRCQIVPLPNRQVAFGVDGRERLRWHAGEDSPRPFFFPLIGPSGLPLTRMGHPGAPDHDHHRSIWFAHHKVLGINFWGDNDGTQIRQTRWMAYDDGDAEARMAVELEWLDGHDPQPLIRQQVMVAIGPAPDDGLFFEIQTSLTSVAESLELGQSNFGLLAVRVAKPISVHFGDGVITGTNGKQSEKNLFGLPSAWIDYSGSIDDGVVEGITYFDHPSNSTFPSKWHVRDDGWMGASICRDAPVMLYKEKPTTWRYLLHAHAGAIDPAVAATVEKDFHARPPLKLVKGGNARAYTVER, encoded by the coding sequence ATGTTTACGAAATCACCTCGCTGTCAAATCGTCCCCCTTCCTAACCGACAAGTTGCCTTTGGGGTTGATGGGCGTGAGCGACTTCGCTGGCACGCAGGCGAAGATTCGCCGCGGCCCTTTTTCTTTCCTCTGATCGGACCCTCCGGTTTACCGTTGACGCGGATGGGGCATCCCGGTGCGCCGGACCATGATCATCACCGCTCCATTTGGTTCGCTCATCATAAGGTGCTTGGGATCAATTTCTGGGGCGATAACGATGGCACGCAAATTCGCCAAACACGGTGGATGGCCTACGACGATGGTGACGCGGAAGCGCGGATGGCGGTGGAGCTCGAATGGTTGGACGGTCACGATCCCCAGCCACTGATTCGCCAACAAGTCATGGTCGCCATCGGCCCGGCGCCCGACGACGGATTGTTTTTTGAAATCCAAACGTCGTTGACCTCCGTGGCTGAATCTCTGGAACTAGGACAATCAAATTTTGGCTTGCTGGCCGTTCGGGTTGCCAAGCCGATATCGGTGCACTTTGGTGATGGTGTGATTACGGGGACGAACGGAAAGCAGTCCGAGAAGAATCTGTTTGGACTGCCCTCGGCTTGGATCGATTACAGCGGCTCGATTGACGACGGAGTGGTCGAGGGGATCACGTACTTTGACCATCCCAGCAACAGCACGTTTCCGAGCAAGTGGCATGTGCGTGACGACGGTTGGATGGGCGCCTCGATTTGTCGCGATGCCCCGGTGATGCTCTACAAAGAAAAGCCAACGACGTGGCGGTATTTGTTGCATGCCCATGCAGGGGCCATCGACCCGGCCGTCGCGGCGACGGTAGAAAAGGACTTCCATGCTCGCCCACCGTTAAAGCTCGTCAAGGGTGGCAATGCTCGGGCGTATACGGTCGAACGATAG
- a CDS encoding DUF1553 domain-containing protein has protein sequence MIPSIRHLLWLAMVFAASDCQLTAVEPGTFFENKIRPVLVTHCYECHSADSAELGGKLRLDSRDGMLTGGESGPVLLPGHPEQSLIIESLRHNDLEMPPDAPLPESVINDFVKWISLGAYDPRTDEPPRATSDAVDLEALWSFFPRKEVAIPTTTNPEWARDPIDHFVLAKIEDAGLTPTRDANPRTLVRRLYHDLVGLPPTTAQLDAFTAEHNRSGGKATERLVDSLLASPQFGVRWARHWLDVARYGESNGDDGLGRNATFPHAWRYRDYVVDAMNNDLPYDRFLSEQIAGDLLPASSASQRNAQLVATGFLAIGSKPAVAMNRNFAMDVVDDQINVVCTAVMGLSVACARCHDHKHDPIPTRDYYALAGIFSSSETLYGAAGNEGLTAPPTPLHELKSVWNESTENEASVDRTASPTFPESYSAAIAALKPTLHVRFDTAPDGLVAHGPASYSASEFATVKENRFVGKLDQPSDSYSVSFWFRNTLGNQVRAVTAYLFSRGKMGDSGLPGDHLGIGGNHKVARIGQLFVHSGGAVKKSVVGASVIPAGSWNHVVMVRAGEQMKVFLNGQLEIDEKLKSSVGDNAEFCLADRSDHFSPLDGNVGEFALFSRALTDGEAIKLHADSGQPRGIAPSRPIGFAMGVREKTKPVDCKIHINGEGSKLGPLVPRGTLTAYRTRDGAADSDLNGITIAESQSGRAALAQWLTDPEHPQTARVMVNRIWLHLFGQGIVATPDDFGVYGARPTHPELLDHLAERFVRQNWSIKRLIRSIVLTRTYQLDSHCDAEHRDQDPDNQLIARHHRRRLDAESLRDSMLAVSGTLAYSPQQGSAIEDVDVLINWPPGNSTDLHRKSNHRSLYLCMLRHAAPKPLAAFDLPDAVGVMGMRENTTLPTQALFLLNSDFVVDQAEHLAARLFRDEPSDERRRAQHAFAVVLQREASEFEVTQLLNLIQRAGDAVSPQQTSVAEPTMKAWASACQALLMTNEFRYVD, from the coding sequence ATGATTCCAAGCATCCGCCACTTATTGTGGTTGGCGATGGTTTTCGCCGCGTCCGACTGCCAGCTAACCGCCGTGGAACCGGGGACGTTCTTCGAGAACAAGATTCGTCCCGTGTTGGTGACCCACTGTTATGAATGCCATTCGGCCGATTCCGCTGAATTGGGTGGAAAACTGCGTCTAGATAGTCGCGATGGGATGTTAACCGGCGGCGAATCGGGACCGGTGCTATTGCCCGGGCATCCCGAGCAAAGTTTGATCATCGAATCGCTTCGCCACAACGATTTAGAAATGCCGCCCGATGCACCGCTTCCTGAGTCCGTGATCAACGACTTTGTGAAGTGGATTTCGCTTGGTGCCTATGATCCGCGAACGGACGAGCCGCCAAGAGCCACGTCCGACGCGGTGGACCTCGAGGCGCTATGGTCGTTCTTTCCTAGGAAAGAGGTGGCAATCCCTACGACGACGAATCCCGAGTGGGCTCGCGACCCGATCGATCATTTCGTCTTAGCCAAAATCGAAGATGCGGGGCTGACGCCAACGCGGGACGCAAATCCCCGGACACTCGTCCGCCGTCTGTACCATGATCTCGTCGGTTTGCCTCCGACAACCGCCCAACTCGATGCGTTTACGGCGGAACACAACCGTAGCGGCGGCAAGGCTACCGAGCGGCTTGTTGATTCGTTGTTGGCAAGCCCTCAGTTCGGAGTACGTTGGGCACGCCATTGGCTTGACGTTGCACGTTACGGTGAATCCAACGGCGACGATGGTTTGGGGCGAAACGCGACCTTCCCGCATGCGTGGCGTTATCGAGATTACGTCGTGGACGCGATGAACAACGACCTGCCGTATGATCGATTTTTGAGCGAGCAAATCGCGGGTGATTTGTTGCCTGCGTCGTCCGCCTCGCAACGCAATGCTCAACTTGTTGCCACCGGGTTTTTGGCGATTGGATCCAAGCCGGCTGTCGCGATGAACCGCAATTTTGCCATGGATGTGGTCGATGACCAGATCAATGTGGTGTGCACCGCCGTGATGGGGTTGAGCGTCGCTTGTGCTCGCTGTCATGATCACAAGCACGATCCGATCCCAACACGCGACTATTACGCTTTAGCAGGCATTTTTTCAAGCAGCGAAACGCTGTATGGCGCCGCAGGCAACGAAGGGCTGACGGCACCGCCGACTCCGCTTCATGAATTGAAATCGGTCTGGAATGAGAGCACCGAGAACGAAGCCTCGGTCGACCGCACGGCGTCGCCCACGTTTCCGGAGTCCTACTCCGCTGCGATCGCTGCTTTGAAACCAACGTTGCACGTTCGCTTCGATACCGCTCCGGATGGACTCGTAGCGCACGGTCCCGCCAGCTATTCGGCCAGCGAATTTGCGACGGTGAAAGAGAATCGATTCGTCGGCAAATTGGATCAGCCGAGTGATTCGTATTCGGTTTCCTTCTGGTTCCGGAACACGCTCGGGAATCAGGTTCGAGCAGTCACGGCGTATCTGTTTTCGCGAGGCAAGATGGGCGATAGCGGATTGCCAGGAGATCACTTGGGGATTGGTGGCAATCACAAAGTGGCACGCATTGGGCAATTGTTTGTGCACAGTGGCGGCGCGGTGAAGAAATCGGTGGTTGGGGCCAGTGTGATCCCTGCGGGAAGTTGGAACCATGTCGTGATGGTTCGCGCCGGAGAGCAAATGAAAGTGTTTCTCAACGGTCAATTGGAGATCGATGAGAAATTGAAATCGAGCGTGGGAGATAATGCCGAGTTTTGTCTGGCTGACCGCAGTGACCACTTCTCGCCGCTGGACGGGAATGTTGGCGAGTTTGCATTGTTTTCCCGTGCTCTCACGGACGGCGAGGCAATCAAGTTGCACGCGGATTCGGGGCAACCGCGAGGAATCGCCCCGTCGCGGCCCATCGGATTTGCGATGGGAGTTCGTGAAAAGACTAAACCCGTCGATTGTAAAATTCATATCAATGGCGAGGGCAGCAAACTTGGGCCGCTCGTTCCACGCGGAACCTTGACCGCGTATCGCACCAGAGATGGCGCAGCGGACTCCGATCTCAATGGAATCACGATCGCCGAGAGTCAAAGTGGCCGAGCCGCGTTGGCCCAGTGGTTGACCGATCCCGAGCATCCTCAAACCGCTCGTGTGATGGTCAACCGCATTTGGTTGCATCTGTTTGGCCAAGGCATTGTGGCAACGCCCGATGATTTCGGTGTCTACGGCGCACGGCCGACTCATCCCGAGTTACTGGATCATCTGGCCGAGCGATTCGTGCGCCAAAATTGGTCAATCAAACGATTGATTCGCTCGATCGTGCTCACACGTACCTACCAATTGGATAGTCACTGCGATGCGGAGCATCGGGATCAGGATCCCGATAATCAACTGATCGCTCGGCACCATCGTCGACGGTTGGATGCCGAATCGCTCCGCGATAGCATGTTGGCCGTCAGCGGCACGCTCGCTTATTCGCCACAGCAGGGTTCGGCGATTGAGGACGTGGATGTGTTGATCAATTGGCCGCCGGGGAATTCGACCGATCTGCACCGTAAAAGTAATCACCGCAGTCTCTATCTGTGCATGCTCCGGCATGCGGCACCGAAGCCCTTGGCTGCGTTTGATCTGCCCGATGCGGTCGGGGTGATGGGAATGCGTGAAAACACGACCCTTCCGACGCAAGCCTTGTTCCTGCTGAACAGTGATTTTGTCGTCGACCAGGCGGAGCATTTGGCAGCGAGATTGTTTCGGGACGAGCCAAGCGACGAGCGACGACGGGCGCAACATGCGTTTGCCGTCGTGTTACAGCGTGAAGCGAGCGAATTTGAAGTGACGCAGCTGCTGAATCTGATTCAGCGAGCGGGTGATGCGGTGTCGCCGCAGCAAACAAGTGTCGCCGAACCGACGATGAAAGCTTGGGCGAGTGCGTGCCAGGCGTTATTGATGACGAACGAATTTCGATACGTGGATTAG